A genomic region of Limnohabitans curvus contains the following coding sequences:
- the ybgF gene encoding tol-pal system protein YbgF yields the protein MTLNPSFSLRAVVLAAGVLLSAGAHAALFEDTDARRAILDLRERVERQGEEIQNFQRSLLEQQNQFEALREETARLRGEKEELTQELRRQQELSQGVDDRLKKFEPTKVKVDGVEFVADPAETKAYEDALAIFRKGEFGAASTAFNDFIKRNPKSGYVVPSLFWVGNAQYANRDYNNAIKNFNTLLSKAPNHMRSADAMLSVANCQLELKDIKAARKTLGDVVKTYPHTEAASAASERLAKLK from the coding sequence ATGACATTGAACCCTTCTTTTTCTCTCCGCGCTGTGGTCTTGGCTGCAGGTGTGTTGTTGAGCGCTGGCGCGCATGCCGCGTTGTTTGAAGATACCGATGCACGTCGTGCGATTCTCGATTTGCGCGAACGCGTGGAACGCCAAGGCGAAGAGATTCAAAACTTCCAGCGCAGCTTACTTGAACAGCAAAACCAGTTTGAAGCCTTGCGCGAAGAAACAGCACGTTTGCGCGGCGAAAAAGAAGAGTTGACGCAAGAGCTGCGTCGCCAACAAGAGTTGTCTCAAGGCGTGGACGACCGCTTGAAAAAGTTTGAACCCACCAAAGTCAAGGTCGATGGCGTGGAGTTTGTGGCTGATCCCGCAGAAACCAAGGCCTACGAAGACGCCTTGGCCATCTTCCGCAAAGGCGAGTTTGGCGCCGCCAGCACTGCGTTCAACGACTTCATCAAACGCAATCCCAAGAGTGGCTACGTGGTGCCTTCGTTGTTTTGGGTGGGCAATGCCCAGTACGCCAACCGCGACTACAACAACGCCATCAAAAACTTCAACACTTTGTTGAGCAAAGCGCCGAACCACATGCGTTCTGCAGACGCCATGTTGTCAGTGGCCAATTGCCAGTTGGAGTTGAAAGACATCAAGGCCGCCCGCAAAACCTTGGGCGATGTGGTGAAGACCTATCCACACACCGAGGCTGCCTCTGCAGCCTCTGAGCGTTTGGCGAAGCTCAAGTGA
- a CDS encoding tRNA threonylcarbamoyladenosine dehydratase: protein MFEPSVTDRRFGGLERLYGVNGAARIRAAHVVVVGVGGVGSWSAEALARSGVGRLTLIDLDHVAESNINRQIHALDDTVGMAKVEAMRQRIAHINPDCVVTCIEDFVEPDNWPSLLGGVPVDAVIDACDQVKAKTAMAAWALKQRCLFITVGAAGGKRLAHKVDVDDLSNTSHDPLLAKLRYNLRREHGAARDGKKMGVTCVFSREAVAPPDASCAVEGDGSLNCHGYGSVVSVTATFGQCAAGWVFDQISSRPLPKA, encoded by the coding sequence GTGTTTGAGCCTTCTGTCACCGACCGCCGCTTTGGTGGCTTAGAGCGTTTGTATGGCGTGAACGGTGCCGCGCGCATTCGTGCCGCGCATGTGGTGGTGGTGGGCGTGGGCGGCGTGGGCTCTTGGTCTGCCGAAGCCTTGGCACGCAGCGGGGTGGGGCGCTTGACCCTGATTGACCTTGACCATGTGGCCGAATCCAACATCAACCGACAAATTCATGCACTCGACGACACCGTGGGCATGGCCAAAGTCGAAGCCATGCGCCAACGCATTGCCCACATCAACCCCGATTGCGTGGTGACGTGCATCGAAGACTTTGTAGAGCCCGACAACTGGCCAAGCCTTTTGGGTGGTGTGCCGGTCGATGCCGTGATTGATGCCTGTGACCAGGTGAAAGCCAAAACGGCCATGGCCGCATGGGCACTGAAGCAGCGCTGCTTGTTCATCACGGTGGGTGCTGCGGGCGGTAAACGCTTGGCGCACAAAGTGGATGTGGATGATTTGTCTAACACCAGCCATGACCCTTTGTTGGCCAAGCTGCGTTACAACCTGCGTCGCGAACACGGCGCTGCGCGCGACGGCAAAAAAATGGGCGTCACTTGTGTGTTCAGCCGCGAAGCCGTAGCACCACCTGATGCGAGTTGTGCCGTCGAAGGTGACGGCTCATTGAACTGCCACGGCTACGGCTCTGTGGTCAGCGTGACAGCCACTTTTGGGCAATGCGCAGCGGGATGGGTTTTTGATCAAATTTCTTCGCGCCCATTGCCAAAAGCGTGA
- the tolB gene encoding Tol-Pal system beta propeller repeat protein TolB: MTRHLFRFALGLLTAGLLALPTWAQFRVEVSGVGLTQVPIAFAPLRGEEASPQKISAIVQADLERSGQFRGVSAGVVTDETQRPDISAMRQKGADALLTGSISRMADGRFDVRVRLWDTVRGQDLGAMSYTVVTGDLRLASHRIADFVYEKLTGDKGVFSTRIAYVTKSGTRFNLWVADSDGENAQSALASPEPIISPSWSPSGGQLAYVSFESRKPVVYVHDVSTGKRRVVANFRGSNSAPSWSPDGRSLAVTLSRDGGSQLFLIDAQGGEPRRLTQSAGIDTEPVFSPDGSAIYFVSDRGGAPQIYRMPASGGPANRVTFNGTYNISPAISPDGRWLTYISRIGGAFKLHVMDIASGNVAAITDTNRDERPSFAPNSRLIVYATHQDGREALMTTTLDGRIKARLSGQGGDLREPNWGPFSKVLP; encoded by the coding sequence ATGACACGTCACCTTTTTCGCTTCGCACTTGGGCTTTTGACCGCCGGCTTGTTGGCCTTGCCAACGTGGGCGCAGTTCCGTGTGGAAGTGTCGGGCGTGGGCTTGACCCAAGTGCCGATTGCCTTTGCCCCTTTGCGCGGTGAAGAAGCATCGCCCCAAAAGATTTCGGCCATCGTGCAGGCCGACCTTGAGCGCAGCGGCCAGTTCCGCGGCGTCAGCGCTGGCGTGGTGACCGACGAAACCCAACGTCCCGACATCAGCGCCATGCGCCAAAAGGGCGCAGACGCGCTGTTGACAGGCAGCATCAGCCGCATGGCCGATGGTCGCTTTGATGTGCGTGTGCGTTTGTGGGACACCGTGCGCGGCCAAGACCTGGGCGCCATGAGCTACACCGTGGTGACCGGCGATTTGCGCTTGGCCTCCCACCGCATTGCTGACTTTGTGTACGAAAAACTCACCGGCGACAAAGGTGTGTTTTCCACACGCATCGCTTACGTGACCAAATCAGGCACGCGTTTCAACCTGTGGGTGGCAGACTCGGACGGCGAAAACGCCCAATCAGCTTTGGCCAGCCCCGAACCCATCATTTCGCCCAGCTGGTCGCCTTCGGGTGGTCAATTGGCTTATGTGTCGTTTGAATCCCGCAAGCCCGTGGTGTATGTGCACGACGTGTCGACCGGCAAGCGCCGCGTGGTGGCCAACTTCCGTGGCTCCAACAGCGCGCCCAGCTGGTCGCCCGATGGCCGCAGCTTGGCTGTGACCTTGAGCCGCGACGGTGGCTCGCAGTTGTTTTTGATTGATGCCCAGGGCGGCGAACCCCGCCGTCTGACGCAATCGGCTGGTATTGACACCGAGCCCGTGTTCTCGCCCGATGGCTCGGCCATCTATTTTGTGAGCGACCGTGGCGGTGCGCCCCAGATTTACCGCATGCCCGCGTCGGGTGGCCCAGCCAACCGCGTGACGTTCAACGGCACCTACAACATTTCACCTGCCATCAGTCCCGATGGTCGTTGGCTCACCTACATCTCGCGCATCGGCGGTGCCTTCAAGCTACATGTGATGGACATTGCCAGCGGCAACGTGGCCGCCATCACCGACACCAACCGTGACGAACGCCCCAGTTTCGCGCCCAACAGCCGCTTGATTGTGTATGCGACCCACCAAGATGGTCGCGAAGCCTTGATGACCACCACCTTAGATGGCCGCATCAAAGCCCGTTTGTCTGGCCAAGGTGGCGATTTGCGTGAGCCCAATTGGGGCCCGTTCAGCAAAGTCTTGCCTTAA
- the msbA gene encoding lipid A export permease/ATP-binding protein MsbA — translation MTTTAPSTPSDSLYQRLKRVAPWFAGHPGALVLGIVGIFVGAATEPAIPAMMKPLLDSGFDRGTLELWKIPLVLLLLFGVRGFAGFIAAYCLARVTNYSMEKLRQRLFEKLLRADSKLFATQHTSGLTNTMVYEVNNGASLLVTTMLAFAKDLVTLLALLGYLLVLNWKLTLIVFAIFPPIAWVVKNLSRRLDNVTRASQDATDELAYVVEENVLAYRMVRLHNAQSSQTHKFGTSNQKLRQLALKAVVANSVMTPLIQMFAALALSAVIMVALYQSTGDGATQGVTVGSFAAFITGMLMLISPIKHLSEVAGTLTRGVTSLERGLNLLELAPDETQGTHTSDHAQGEICFDHVTLQYPSATAPALNSVSLTIHPGQTVALVGPSGSGKTTLANLLPRFLDPTTGQVRLDGVPLKDWSLASLRGQVAYVSQDVVMFNDTVAQNIALGETVDTARVWSALEAANLGDFVRSLPSQENTLVGHNATQLSGGQRQRLAIARAIYKDAPILILDEATSALDTTSEQAVKDALNVLMQGRTSLVIAHRLSTIEHADLIVVMQAGSIVETGKHSQLMAQGGAYAALYHVAAQSTDNHFSDSQSI, via the coding sequence ATGACCACCACCGCCCCATCAACCCCGTCTGACTCCTTGTACCAAAGGCTCAAACGCGTGGCCCCGTGGTTTGCAGGTCATCCTGGCGCGCTGGTGTTGGGCATTGTGGGCATTTTTGTAGGCGCCGCCACCGAGCCCGCCATTCCGGCCATGATGAAACCCCTGCTGGACAGCGGTTTTGACCGTGGCACCTTAGAGCTGTGGAAGATTCCCCTCGTTTTGCTGTTGTTGTTTGGTGTGCGCGGCTTTGCGGGTTTTATTGCGGCCTATTGCCTGGCCCGTGTGACCAACTATTCGATGGAAAAGTTGCGCCAACGCTTGTTTGAGAAGCTTTTGCGCGCCGATTCCAAGCTGTTTGCCACCCAGCACACCAGCGGCTTGACCAACACCATGGTTTATGAGGTGAACAACGGCGCTTCGCTGCTGGTGACCACCATGCTGGCATTTGCCAAAGATTTGGTCACCCTGCTCGCCTTGCTCGGCTACTTGTTGGTGCTCAATTGGAAGCTCACCCTGATTGTGTTTGCCATCTTTCCCCCCATTGCTTGGGTGGTGAAAAACCTGTCGCGCCGCCTCGACAACGTGACCCGCGCCAGCCAAGACGCCACTGACGAGCTGGCTTATGTGGTGGAAGAAAACGTGCTGGCCTACCGCATGGTGCGCTTGCACAACGCACAAAGCAGCCAAACCCACAAGTTCGGCACCTCCAACCAAAAACTGCGCCAACTGGCTTTGAAAGCCGTTGTCGCCAACTCGGTGATGACCCCGCTCATCCAAATGTTTGCCGCCTTGGCGCTGTCCGCCGTCATCATGGTGGCGCTGTACCAAAGCACGGGCGATGGCGCAACCCAAGGCGTGACCGTGGGCAGTTTTGCCGCCTTCATCACCGGCATGTTGATGCTGATTTCGCCCATCAAACACCTGTCTGAAGTGGCGGGCACGCTCACACGCGGCGTCACCTCATTGGAGCGCGGCTTGAACTTGCTAGAACTCGCCCCTGACGAAACCCAAGGCACACACACCAGCGACCACGCCCAAGGCGAAATTTGCTTTGACCACGTCACGTTGCAATACCCGTCTGCCACCGCACCTGCCCTCAACAGCGTGAGCCTGACCATCCACCCCGGCCAAACTGTGGCCTTGGTCGGTCCATCCGGCTCTGGCAAAACCACCTTGGCCAACCTGTTGCCGCGCTTCCTTGACCCCACCACGGGCCAAGTGCGCTTAGACGGTGTGCCGCTCAAAGACTGGTCGCTGGCCAGCTTGCGCGGCCAAGTGGCCTATGTGAGCCAAGACGTGGTCATGTTCAACGACACCGTGGCCCAAAACATCGCCTTGGGCGAAACCGTGGACACCGCCCGTGTGTGGAGCGCCCTAGAAGCCGCCAACCTCGGTGACTTTGTGCGCAGTCTGCCGAGCCAAGAAAACACGCTGGTCGGCCACAACGCCACCCAGCTCTCAGGCGGCCAGCGTCAGCGCTTGGCCATCGCCCGCGCCATCTACAAAGACGCGCCCATCCTGATCTTGGACGAAGCCACATCGGCTTTGGACACCACCTCTGAGCAAGCCGTCAAAGACGCGCTGAATGTGCTCATGCAAGGCCGCACCTCGTTGGTCATTGCCCACCGCCTGTCCACCATCGAGCATGCCGACCTGATCGTGGTCATGCAAGCGGGCAGCATTGTGGAGACCGGCAAGCACAGCCAACTCATGGCCCAAGGCGGCGCGTATGCCGCGCTGTACCACGTGGCTGCGCAAAGCACTGACAACCATTTCTCTGACTCACAAAGCATCTGA
- a CDS encoding site-specific recombinase, translating into MTEKKDTTHILVPNTLVVFVRPRSTVWQCRYQVDGKWQRESTNERNLDDAKRVAHDLLIEANVRKKLNAAPITRTFKDIARQAIIRMEKLIADGDGKSMYKEYISIIENYLIKFFGSYKIDNITHQLLEEFDAWRIKKMVTPPKHSTVLNHNAALNRVFDEGIYRGYMYEINRPKLVAVGKKTERRPAFDLPEVRALRANFDELKEVDVNFFEESQ; encoded by the coding sequence ATGACAGAGAAAAAAGACACTACGCACATTCTTGTCCCAAACACGCTAGTCGTCTTCGTACGACCTCGTAGCACTGTTTGGCAGTGTCGCTATCAAGTTGATGGGAAATGGCAGCGAGAGAGCACTAACGAGCGCAATTTAGACGATGCCAAGCGTGTCGCTCACGACTTGCTCATTGAGGCGAACGTTCGTAAGAAGCTCAACGCTGCCCCAATTACACGAACTTTCAAAGATATTGCGAGACAAGCAATCATCAGAATGGAGAAGCTCATTGCTGATGGTGATGGGAAGTCAATGTACAAAGAGTACATCTCCATCATTGAAAACTACCTAATTAAGTTCTTTGGTAGTTACAAAATAGACAATATTACGCATCAGCTTCTTGAGGAATTTGATGCTTGGCGCATTAAAAAGATGGTAACGCCACCGAAACATAGTACTGTTCTTAATCACAATGCCGCGCTCAATAGAGTTTTTGATGAGGGCATCTATCGTGGTTACATGTACGAAATTAATCGTCCTAAGTTAGTCGCTGTAGGTAAGAAAACTGAGCGTAGACCAGCATTTGATTTACCAGAAGTTAGAGCGTTAAGAGCTAACTTTGATGAGCTTAAAGAGGTTGATGTGAATTTCTTTGAGGAATCACAATGA
- a CDS encoding ShlB/FhaC/HecB family hemolysin secretion/activation protein, with protein sequence MEIYDPVLPKQAGRVLRAIEEKTDLPVTEWAEAITGTKIAEPKPRAAYAPGTVGAAMDKMLADKEAAEAAQALITLKSIKFQGVTILGDMELKGIVEPYIGTPMSYEQMLEIGMVVESYYRQNNYLARAILPPQDLTDGVLVVDVIESVFSKVEIEQELADLPNTQAHVTAIIEAQQHTGEPLNTKSLDRALALANDLPGMSVQGSLRQGREAGETELLLKLYQGRTRQAELTMDNGGSRSTGVMRLMATLNWFNPNDLADLLNVVAVHTQGSDYARLAYSMPVGTDGWRMGLNVSAMSYEVVVGEQGMVGAVGRAITKGMEWVYPLLRADDRSATVTLSADGKKFQNTSAQGLLMSDYEAKVMAAQVAGFYRDLNPGGGTGTYSLQIAHGSINLDGSLSQQTDATTVHTEGVFNKLRISGSWQQSLTTQTTAFVSYTGQLADKNLDSSEKMQLGGMNGVRAYPTGEGSGTDAQLVQFELRHSLESGINLTGFYDWGQLWLQHDPSYPGGPQHNRNTYKGFGASIGYTNDDGVNFKATWARRQGHNPNPTQTGNDQDGTRDRNRYWLQVTVPF encoded by the coding sequence TTGGAAATCTACGACCCTGTTTTGCCAAAGCAGGCAGGCCGCGTGCTGCGCGCGATTGAGGAAAAAACCGATCTGCCTGTCACCGAATGGGCCGAGGCCATCACCGGCACAAAGATTGCCGAACCCAAGCCCCGTGCGGCTTACGCGCCAGGCACCGTGGGTGCCGCCATGGACAAAATGCTGGCCGACAAAGAAGCGGCTGAAGCCGCTCAGGCACTCATCACTCTCAAATCGATCAAATTTCAAGGCGTCACGATTCTGGGCGACATGGAGCTCAAAGGCATCGTCGAACCCTACATCGGCACGCCCATGAGCTACGAGCAAATGCTGGAAATCGGCATGGTGGTGGAGTCGTATTACCGACAGAACAACTACTTGGCCCGTGCCATCTTGCCGCCACAAGACCTGACCGACGGTGTGTTGGTGGTCGATGTCATTGAGTCGGTGTTCTCCAAAGTCGAAATCGAGCAAGAGCTTGCCGATTTGCCCAACACCCAAGCGCATGTGACCGCCATCATCGAAGCCCAGCAACACACAGGCGAGCCTTTGAACACCAAGTCGCTGGACCGCGCCTTAGCGCTGGCCAATGACCTGCCGGGCATGAGCGTCCAAGGCTCATTGCGTCAAGGCCGCGAAGCCGGTGAAACAGAGTTATTGCTTAAGTTGTACCAAGGGCGCACGCGTCAGGCTGAGTTGACCATGGACAACGGCGGCTCTCGTTCCACAGGTGTGATGCGCCTGATGGCCACGCTCAACTGGTTCAACCCCAACGACCTGGCCGATTTGCTCAACGTCGTGGCCGTTCACACCCAAGGCAGCGACTACGCCCGCTTGGCCTACAGCATGCCCGTGGGCACTGACGGTTGGCGCATGGGGCTGAACGTGTCAGCCATGAGCTACGAGGTGGTCGTGGGCGAGCAGGGCATGGTGGGCGCCGTGGGCCGAGCCATCACCAAGGGCATGGAATGGGTCTACCCACTGCTGCGTGCTGACGACCGCAGCGCCACGGTCACGCTGAGCGCCGATGGCAAAAAGTTTCAAAACACCTCGGCTCAAGGCTTGTTGATGTCTGATTACGAGGCCAAAGTCATGGCCGCGCAGGTCGCGGGCTTCTACCGCGACCTCAATCCGGGCGGTGGAACGGGTACCTATTCATTACAGATCGCCCATGGCAGCATCAATTTGGACGGTTCTCTCAGCCAGCAAACCGATGCCACCACCGTTCACACCGAAGGCGTCTTTAACAAGCTACGCATCAGCGGTAGCTGGCAGCAGTCATTGACCACCCAAACCACGGCCTTTGTGTCGTACACGGGCCAGCTGGCCGACAAAAACCTAGATTCGTCTGAAAAAATGCAGCTAGGCGGCATGAACGGTGTGCGCGCTTATCCGACGGGCGAAGGCTCGGGCACCGATGCGCAGCTGGTTCAGTTTGAGCTGCGCCACAGCCTTGAGTCTGGCATCAACCTCACCGGCTTTTATGACTGGGGCCAGCTGTGGCTGCAACATGACCCGTCCTACCCCGGCGGGCCGCAACACAACCGCAACACCTACAAAGGCTTTGGTGCCAGCATTGGCTACACCAACGACGATGGGGTGAACTTCAAAGCCACATGGGCCCGCCGCCAAGGCCACAACCCCAACCCCACGCAAACCGGCAACGACCAAGACGGCACGCGCGACCGCAACCGTTATTGGCTGCAAGTCACCGTTCCTTTCTGA
- the pal gene encoding peptidoglycan-associated lipoprotein Pal, producing MKKLLLLVSIAAVLSGCASGVKLDDVQVDDRSGGTSGQSGVNGLSSRGLGAMQGIKQGPVGVEHIIYFDLDSYSVKAEYQNVLDAHARYLRADRNRRVNIEGHTDERGGSEYNLALGQKRSDAVRRSLSVLGVPESQMESVSFGKEKPVAQGSDESAYSQNRRAALNYQ from the coding sequence ATGAAAAAACTTCTGTTACTCGTCTCCATCGCGGCTGTGTTGTCGGGCTGCGCCTCTGGCGTTAAGTTGGATGATGTGCAAGTGGACGACCGCTCGGGCGGTACGTCTGGTCAAAGCGGTGTCAATGGCTTGAGTTCGCGTGGCTTGGGTGCCATGCAAGGCATCAAGCAAGGCCCTGTGGGCGTTGAGCACATCATTTACTTTGACCTCGACAGCTACAGCGTCAAGGCCGAATACCAAAACGTGTTGGACGCCCATGCGCGCTACCTGCGTGCTGATCGCAACCGCCGCGTGAACATCGAAGGCCACACCGACGAGCGTGGTGGCAGCGAGTACAACTTGGCTTTGGGCCAAAAGCGTTCAGACGCCGTGCGTCGCTCTTTGTCGGTTTTGGGGGTGCCCGAAAGCCAAATGGAATCCGTGAGCTTTGGCAAAGAAAAGCCAGTGGCCCAAGGCTCTGACGAGTCTGCCTATTCACAAAACCGCCGTGCAGCGCTGAACTACCAATGA
- a CDS encoding tetratricopeptide repeat protein encodes MSYNQHLSGGKLTSFTLNELTQAAEMLEASGRYEEAIDLYRQWLKHSQDERKHVAWFNYGWLLQKQNLFSDAANAYDQLTNNYASYLSGTATAA; translated from the coding sequence ATGTCATACAACCAACACCTCTCTGGCGGAAAACTCACCAGCTTTACGCTGAACGAACTCACGCAAGCTGCGGAAATGCTTGAAGCATCAGGCCGCTACGAAGAAGCGATTGACCTCTACCGTCAATGGCTCAAGCACAGCCAAGACGAGCGCAAGCACGTGGCTTGGTTCAATTATGGCTGGCTACTGCAAAAACAAAACTTGTTCAGCGATGCCGCCAATGCTTATGACCAGCTGACGAACAATTACGCCAGTTACCTGTCTGGCACCGCCACTGCGGCCTGA
- a CDS encoding glycosyltransferase encodes MSQASISGFTFIRNGVELGFPFEASIRSLLPLVDEFVVVVGKSNDDTLARIHAIGSPKIRVIETIWNERMADRGFVYAQQKMIAQFACTGDWAFYLEGDEVVHEAELANIRASVDQHHHNPAVEALVFDYFHFYGTPDFVANSPAWYRRECRLIRNTIRSYAPDGQYWLITADHKKGRNPQAALANAHIYHYGWVRSNEAMQKKLDQVSKFWSHGAPTIRYSQFDAQVLQPFTGTHPELVKPWLESSAEKSFTIDPDYKLTKREKRHRWLMKLEKAFGLDFSRKHFKLVA; translated from the coding sequence ATGAGCCAAGCATCCATCAGCGGTTTCACCTTCATTCGCAACGGCGTGGAGCTGGGCTTCCCGTTTGAAGCCTCCATTCGCTCGCTCCTGCCTTTGGTCGACGAGTTTGTGGTGGTGGTCGGCAAAAGCAACGACGACACCTTGGCGCGTATTCACGCCATCGGCTCACCCAAAATTCGCGTGATTGAAACCATCTGGAACGAACGCATGGCCGACCGCGGCTTTGTGTACGCCCAGCAAAAAATGATCGCGCAATTCGCCTGCACGGGCGACTGGGCGTTTTACCTGGAGGGCGACGAGGTGGTGCACGAGGCCGAACTGGCCAACATCCGCGCCAGCGTGGACCAGCACCACCACAACCCCGCGGTGGAAGCCCTGGTGTTTGACTACTTCCACTTCTACGGCACGCCCGACTTCGTGGCCAATAGCCCCGCCTGGTACCGCCGCGAGTGCCGCCTGATTCGCAACACCATCCGCTCGTATGCGCCAGATGGCCAATATTGGCTCATCACGGCCGACCACAAAAAAGGCCGCAACCCGCAGGCCGCCTTGGCCAATGCGCATATCTACCACTACGGCTGGGTGCGCAGCAACGAAGCGATGCAAAAGAAGCTGGACCAAGTGAGCAAGTTTTGGTCGCACGGCGCACCCACCATTCGCTACAGCCAGTTTGACGCGCAGGTGTTGCAGCCGTTCACGGGCACGCACCCTGAGTTGGTGAAGCCTTGGTTGGAAAGCTCGGCAGAAAAGAGCTTCACGATTGACCCCGATTACAAGCTGACCAAGCGTGAGAAGCGTCACCGTTGGTTGATGAAGCTTGAGAAGGCGTTTGGGCTGGACTTCAGCCGCAAGCACTTCAAGCTCGTGGCTTAA
- a CDS encoding YeeE/YedE family protein, which translates to MTEIATLTKEVLWAFFLGGLLLGAISQRTHFCTMGAISDVVHMGDWTRARQWLCAIGVAMIGFAALADFGLIDPSKTLYASSRLMWLSTLVGGLMFGYGMVIASGCGNKTLVRMGGGNLKSLVVFVVMGISAFATLKGITAVLRVSTVDAVFVDMSAGANLNLLGVPGLAYLLGLALLVGVLRHKDFWCVNSLVAGFGVGGTVMAMWWVSGHLGFVPEHPETLDAVYVATSSGRMEALSFVAPVAATLDWLMFYSDASKVLTTGVAAVAGVVVGSAASALQNKTFRWEGFANPRDLGQHLLGSVLMGVGGVTALGCTIGQGLSGLSTLSLNSAVALAAIVLGAVVSLRQQAARLERTACV; encoded by the coding sequence GTGACCGAGATCGCCACGCTCACCAAAGAGGTCCTATGGGCCTTTTTTTTAGGGGGCTTGCTTTTGGGAGCCATCAGCCAACGCACGCACTTTTGCACCATGGGCGCCATTTCGGATGTGGTCCACATGGGCGACTGGACGCGCGCACGCCAATGGCTGTGCGCGATTGGTGTGGCGATGATCGGCTTTGCCGCTCTGGCAGACTTTGGCCTGATCGACCCTAGCAAAACCTTGTACGCCAGCTCACGCCTGATGTGGTTGTCCACGCTGGTGGGCGGTTTGATGTTTGGCTATGGCATGGTCATCGCTTCAGGCTGCGGCAACAAAACCTTGGTGCGCATGGGCGGTGGCAACCTCAAGTCGTTGGTCGTGTTTGTGGTGATGGGCATCAGTGCCTTTGCCACCCTCAAAGGCATCACGGCGGTCTTGCGCGTCAGCACAGTAGACGCCGTGTTTGTCGATATGTCTGCGGGGGCCAACCTGAATCTGCTCGGCGTGCCCGGCTTGGCTTACCTCCTTGGCCTAGCCTTGTTGGTTGGGGTGTTGCGTCACAAAGATTTTTGGTGCGTCAACAGCCTGGTTGCAGGCTTTGGCGTGGGCGGCACCGTGATGGCCATGTGGTGGGTCAGCGGTCATTTGGGCTTTGTGCCTGAACATCCAGAAACATTGGATGCCGTGTATGTCGCCACCAGTTCGGGTCGCATGGAAGCCTTGAGCTTTGTTGCCCCCGTGGCGGCCACCTTGGATTGGCTCATGTTTTACAGCGACGCCTCCAAGGTGCTGACCACCGGTGTGGCCGCCGTGGCGGGTGTGGTCGTCGGCTCTGCGGCCTCGGCTTTGCAAAACAAAACGTTTCGCTGGGAAGGCTTTGCCAACCCGCGCGATTTGGGCCAACACCTGCTGGGCAGCGTGTTGATGGGCGTCGGCGGCGTGACCGCCCTGGGCTGCACCATTGGGCAAGGCTTGAGTGGTCTTTCGACCTTGAGCTTGAACTCGGCGGTGGCCTTGGCCGCCATCGTGTTGGGTGCCGTGGTGTCTTTGCGCCAGCAAGCCGCACGTTTGGAGCGCACTGCCTGTGTTTGA
- a CDS encoding POTRA domain-containing protein, translating to MRHTSLAAAVLAVLCSGTWAQNIPDAGALMRQIEQSNRQNQMQQAAQKREALPPALVLSDATLVTAQRFKFNGNKILTTDRLQAVAAPFANRPLAAHDLQQLTHAVSEAYRQTGWVVQAYIPRQALAGDELVIQVIESIPPSAPR from the coding sequence ATGCGTCACACATCGTTAGCGGCTGCTGTTTTGGCAGTGCTGTGCAGCGGCACATGGGCTCAAAACATCCCTGATGCGGGCGCTTTGATGCGTCAAATCGAGCAAAGCAACAGGCAAAACCAGATGCAGCAAGCCGCTCAAAAACGCGAAGCCTTGCCGCCCGCCTTGGTTTTGAGCGATGCCACCTTGGTCACTGCCCAGCGCTTTAAGTTCAATGGCAACAAGATCTTGACGACCGATCGGCTCCAAGCGGTGGCAGCACCTTTTGCCAATCGGCCTTTGGCCGCACACGATTTGCAGCAACTGACCCATGCCGTGTCCGAGGCCTACCGCCAAACTGGTTGGGTGGTGCAGGCCTACATTCCTCGTCAGGCGCTGGCGGGGGATGAGCTGGTTATTCAGGTGATCGAGAGCATTCCACCTAGCGCGCCGCGCTAA